The following are encoded together in the Triticum dicoccoides isolate Atlit2015 ecotype Zavitan chromosome 6B, WEW_v2.0, whole genome shotgun sequence genome:
- the LOC119322224 gene encoding protein PELOTA 1-like, whose product MKLVGKSLARDGPGSVKLLPEVDDDLWDAYNLIAAGDAVEAVTVRKITKSWGRDSERVKLTLEIAVESTDYDKDGSVLRVRGKNLSKNEHVQIGQYHTLEIELRRPFILRKEAWDWPALDTIRKSCDETAANADLAVLLMQEGLAHLFLVGRSVTATRARVEVPIPRKHGSGAVAAYDTALKDFFQRVLAAFVQHVDFGLVQCVVIASPGFTKDQFRDHMLLEAARRGELRAITEHKARIVLAPGPSGYPHSLKDVLAASSVMSLIKDTRAAQEVPALQEFFAMIAKDSTRACYGPKHVEVAHERLAIQTLLLTDTWFRNPDVAARRKCVDLAESVKKIGGNVCVLSSMHVSGDQLEQLTGIAAVLRFPMPDLDDIEM is encoded by the coding sequence ATGAAGCTCGTGGGAAAAAGCCTCGCCCGCGACGGGCCCGGCTCCGTCAAGCTGCTACCGGAGGTGGATGACGACCTGTGGGACGCGTACAACCTCATCGCCGCCGGCGACGCCGTCGAGGCCGTCACGGTCCGGAAGATCACCAAGTCCTGGGGCCGCGACTCGGAGCGCGTCAAGCTGACGCTGGAGATCGCGGTCGAGTCCACGGACTACGACAAGGACGGGTCCGTCCTGCGCGTCCGCGGCAAGAACCTCTCCAAGAACGAGCACGTCCAGATCGGCCAGTACCACACCCTGGAGATCGAGCTGCGGAGGCCCTTCATCCTCCGCAAGGAGGCCTGGGACTGGCCGGCGCTCGACACCATCCGCAAATCCTGCGACGAGACCGCCGCCAACGCCGACCTCGCCGTCCTCCTCATGCAGGAAGGGCTCGCCCACCTCTTCCTCGTCGGGCGGAGCGTCACGGCCACCAGGGCGCGCGTCGAGGTGCCCATCCCAAGGAAGCACGGCTCCGGCGCCGTCGCCGCGTACGACACCGCCCTCAAGGACTTCTTCCAGCGCGTCCTCGCCGCCTTCGTGCAGCACGTCGACTTCGGCCTCGTCCAGTGCGTGGTGATCGCGAGCCCGGGCTTTACCAAGGACCAGTTCCGCGACCACATGCTCCTGGAGGCCGCGCGGCGAGGGGAACTTCGAGCCATCACAGAGCACAAGGCGCGCATTGTGCTCGCGCCCGGGCCCTCAGGTTACCCGCACAGCCTCAAGGACGTCCTGGCCGCCTCGAGCGTCATGTCGCTGATAAAGGACACGAGGGCCGCGCAGGAGGTGCCGGCGCTGCAGGAGTTCTTCGCCATGATCGCCAAGGACTCGACACGGGCTTGCTACGGGCCCAAGCACGTCGAGGTCGCGCATGAACGTCTCGCCATCCAGACCCTCCTGCTGACGGACACTTGGTTCCGCAACCCTGACGTTGCGGCTAGGCGCAAGTGCGTCGATTTGGCCGAATCGGTCAAGAAGATCGGTGGCAACGTGTGCGTCCTTTCTTCCATGCATGTCTCCGGCGATCAGCTGGAGCAGCTCACGGGGATAGCAGCGGTTCTTCGTTTTCCCATGCCTGATTTGGACGACATCGAGATGTGA